ATGTCTGCTTCGGCGGCGCGGACCGCAAGACGCTGTTTATTAACGCCAGTAAATGCCTCTACAGGGTCAAGATGCGCGTCCAGGGGGCCAATGAGAAAGGGGGCAAGTGACATCATGCACCTGACCTCGAGACCGGGATTACCGCTCACCGTGGCTCCCACTCGTCGCGCATTCCTGCGTGGTTCGGCGGCCGTGGCTTTCGGCACGGCGGCCGCGGCGGGTATCGGCAGGCCGGGTGGGGCCGCGGCGGGAGATGCCAAGGCCACCGGGGCCGAAGATCGCAAGTTCAAGGTCTGCCTGAGCCCGGGCCTGATCGGCGTGCGGGCCAGCCTCAGCGAATCGATCGATCTGGCCGTTCGATTCGGGTTCGAGGCGATCGAGCCAGCGGCCGGCGAGTTGGGCTCGATGTCCGAGGACGCCGTCAAGCAGTTGCGCAACGGTATGGCGGCCAGGAACCTCGTCTGGGGGGCCACCAGCATCGACTCGCCGTTTGGGCGTTCGGACGAGGACTTCAAAGGCCTGCTGGACAAGCTGCCGGAGACGGCTTTCGCCCTGCAACGTGCCGGAGCCAGGCGTGTGGGGACCTGGATCACGCCCGGGGACAAGCAGTTGACCTATCTCGAGAATTTCCGGCGGCACGTCCGTCGGGTCCGGGAGATCGCCCGGATTCTCGGCGACCGCGGTCTCAGCTTCGGTCTCGAATACGTCGGCCCGCGGACCAGTTGGAGCCGCTCGCGCTTCCCGTTCATCCACACCCTGCGGGAGATGCGCGAGTTGATCGCCGAGACCAGTTGCCCGAACGTCGGCCTGCTGCTGGACAGCTGGCACTGGTACACCGCCGGCGAGACACCGGCCGACCTCAAGGCCCTGGCCAACGCGGACATCGTGGCAGTGCACCTCAACGATGCCCCGTCCGGCGTTCCGACCGATCAGCAGGTGGACAACCGCCGCACGCTGCCCGCGGCCACCGGCGTGATCGACATCGGTGCCTTCCTCGGGGCCCTCCTTGCGGTGGGCTACGACGGCCCGGTGGCGGCCGAGCCCTTCGACGCCTCGCTGCGCGATCTGCCGCGCGATCAGGCAGTCGGTCGCACATCCGAGGCGATCAAGAAGGCACTGAAGCGCATATAGGAGCCCATCTCCGCAGACTCCGTGAGACAGACAAGCCGCTTGAACCAGCACCGGCGGGACGCCAAGGCTACGTTCCCTGAAGCGGGCTCCAAAAGCTTCTCAGATTCTGTCGCCACCCGGCCGATAGGCCGGTCCTGCAGGGCTCACTCCTGTTGCCTGACGGCTCGTGAGACCATTTGGCGGGCGATGAGCAGCACGACCAGGCCGACGAGGCTGAAAACAAGCCCTGCGAGTTGCGCGCTGCCCGAAGTGATCAGCAGCCAGGAGTCCCACGGATTGCCGGATGGTGCGAGCCGCCCAGCCGCCGCCAGATGGCGGTAGAGGATCGGATCAAGCGGAAGGCGCGCGGCCGCACCCAGTGCGGAGACGACGACAAAGAGGGTGAAAGGCCATGTCCGAACTCGTTCCCGGCGGGCGAGGTCCCGGAGATAGAGACCCAGGAGCAGCGCTCCCACCTCGCCGACGATTCGTAGTGGCGTGAAGAGGAGGGAGCAGGCCAGTAACCACCCGTTCACGCCGGAACCCGGGGATACTGCCGGTCCTAGGTTGTGCCATTGGCTCAGGAGCAGGAGAAGCAGGTTCAGGCCCCTGTTCACCAGCCATGCGATCGGGGCGAGGATCCCCAGGATTCGGATCCAGTGTTTCAGACGCCAGCCCCGCGGGTCCTGTTCCCGAGTTGGTTCGGGCGTGGCGACGAGCAGGAGGCCGATGCACCAGATGATGCGGTCTCCTAAGGTCAGGAGGAAGATGTGAGACCATGCGATCGTCGCGGGACCCCCGAAGCGTACGAGCAACACCGGTAGGTACAGGAGGATGAGGCTCAGAGCGCACGCCATGGCCGCCAGGCTCAGGCCGAGCCGGATGGTTCGGAGCCAGCGGGTGTCTGCGAAGCGGAGATCGTCGGGGCGCAGGGACTTCCAGACCGGGGCGGCGCACTCCGGGCAGACGGAGTCCAGGGCCAGGGTTTGAAGGTTGTAGCCGCACGCGACGCAGGCTACGCTGGTGTTGACGGTTCCCGTTGCGGGGTCGAGGGCGGCGACGTTGAGCGAACGGCTCGCCGGCAAGCCGCACCTCCCGCAGCAGGCGTCGAGCGACAATCCCGCCAGCGTCTCACCGCAACCAGTGCACCGCAACTCGAAGTTGACCATGGTCATGCAAGGCCCCTCAAAGAACGACCTTGGATCTCAATACACGCGACCGGGCGATTCCGGGAGAGGCGTTGCTCCAGGGCGATCCCGGAGGCGTGAAGACGGTCATCATCGTGTCGCTTGTTCCCTGTGTCTAGATCCCACGGCCAGCGGGGCGGTTTACGGCCTGGCTTAGCGGCATATAATGATGCTGCTCGTCGGATGGTTTTCTCGGCTCTGCATGAGCCGTTCCGAGGAGTACTCTTTTGCGATGGGATGGCCTGCCATGCCGCGACTAGGTGTGAATATCGATCATGTGGCCACCGTTCGCCAGGCCCGCCGCACGTACGAGCCCGACCCGGTCTGGGCGGCGGCCGAGGCCCAACTCGGTGGGGCCGACGGGATTACCTTCCACCTTCGCGAGGACCGGCGGCACATCAACGACCGCGACGCCCGCCTGCTCAAGGAAGTCGTCACCTGCAAGCTCAACATGGAGATGTCGATCAACCGGGCGATCGTGGCCATCGCCCGGCAGCTCAAGCCCGACCAGTGCACCCTGGTCCCCGAGCGGCGCGAGGAACTGACCACCGAGGGCGGCCTGGACGTCGTCCGGCTGGCCAGGCGGGTCCGGCCGGCGGTCGAGGCCCTGCGCGGCAAAGGCATCGAGGTCAGCGCCTTCATCGAGCCGATCCCCGACCAGGTCCGGGCCGCGGCCGACGCTGGCTGCGACGCGGTCGAACTCTGGACCGGCGAGTACGCCCACGCCAAGGGCCCCCGGGCCGTGCGCGCCGCCCTAAAACACCTGGACACCGCCATCGAGGTCGGCCACTCCCGAGATATCCTCGTTCACGGCGGCCACGGCCTGACCTACACGAACATCAAGCCGGTGGCCGCACTGATGGGTTTCGAGGAGTTCAACATCGGCCACTCGATCATCGCCCGGGCAGTCTTTGTCGGGCTCCGCAAGGCCGTGCGGGAAATGAAAGCTCTCATTGGCGACGATTGAGATTGATCTTTTCGCCCCGATTCGGTACAAACTCTCCCTGTCGTGCCTCGCGTCGCCGACCCCCGCCACCGCTTGTTTTCCGGGGACGCTCATCGGTTGTCAGCAGGGTCTCGGTGCGTGAGCACCTGGGAGAGGCCGGCGCGGGCCGGCGAAGCTGTCCCTGGATGTCCCTAACGTAAGGAATCCGATCGTGTTCAAAGGAAGCATGGTTGCCCTGGTGACGCCGTTCAAAAACGGCAGCGTGGACTGGAAGACCCTGGAAGCCCTGGTTGACTTCCACGTGGACGCCGGCACCGACGTGCTCGTACCCTGCGGTACGACCGGCGAGAGCCCAACGCTGACCCACGAGGAGAACAACGAGGTCATCGCTAAGGTGGCCAAGCGGGCCAAGGGCCGCATCCCTGTCCTCGGCGGAACCGGCTCCAACAGTACGGCCGAGGCCATCGAAATGACCCTCGAGGCCAGGAAGAACGGCGCCGACGGCTCACTCCAGGTCGCTCCCTACTACAACAAACCGACCCAGGAGGGCCTCTATCAGCACTTCGCGGCCATCGCCAAGGCGGTCGACTTCCCCCATGTGCTGTACAACATCCCGGGCCGCTGCGGCGTCGAGATCGCGGCAGACACCATCGCCCGGCTGCGGAAGGACTTCCCCAACATCGTCGCGGTCAAGCACGCGACCGGTGCCATGGATTCGGCCAGCGACCTGATGAGCAAGAGCGACATTGCCATCCTCAGCGGCGACGACTCCATGACCCTCCCGCTGATGGCCATCGGTGGGGTGGGGGTGGTCAGCGTCCTGGCCAACATCGTTCCCAAGGATGTCAAGGCCCTGACCGACGCCGCCCTGGGCGGCGACTGGGACATCGCCCGCCGCTGGCATCACAAGATGTTCAAGCTGGCCAAGGGCCTGCTCACGCTCGAGGTCAACCCGATCCCGATCAAGACGGCCATGGCCATCAAGGGCATGATTTCCGACGAAATGCGCCTCCCGCTGACCAAGATGGCCCCGGCCAACCGAGAGAAGCTCGCCGCCGCCCTGACCGAATACGGCCTGTAGGCCGTTGCCTGGAACAACGCGATTGCTGCCCGGTTCGACGAGAGGGGACGCCTCGCCGGGCTCATTTCGTGAGCTTCCGGAGGGTGTGAGCGAGGAAATCGTCGAGCTGGGGCGGCGTCAACGGGGCCTCCAACAGGATTGCCAGCCCTTCCCAGCGGAGCCCGCGGCAGACTTCGAGAACCTCGCCCGGTGGGCAGAATACCAGCAGCGAACGCCCGCGGGCCTGGATCTTCTGGAACATGGGCAGCCAGGGTACGGCCGAGGGTGTGCCCGCGCCCGGCGTGAACTGGATGGCCTGGATGTCCGGTACCTCGAGGATATCATCGATGTGCCGGGCGGCGTCGGGGCCGTCGAGGTGGAAGACCGCCCGCCCCACGGTGGCTGCCTGGCGAGCGATATCCGGCAGGCAAAGGCCCCGGAACTGCCGCGGGCTGATCATGGCGTTGAAGTCGCAGGCAGGGATCACGTACGGGCGGTCGGACCACAAACCGAGCCAGTGGATCAGGCCGGCCCCGCGTCGGGTCGCCCCCCGGTACAGATCGGAGAACACCTGACGCCAGGCGGGGTAGATCCGGTTGATGGCGGCACAAAGGCGCTCGGGCCGGTCAATGACGTCCAGGCACAGACCGGTCGCGCCGCGGAGGTTGAGCAGCACATCCGCCGAGCCGCCCAGGTCGGGCGTGCAGACAAGGTAGCGCCCCGCAGCATCGGCGCTCACCAGATCCACCAGCTTCCCCAGCAGCTGGTACCAGGGATTATCCTGGCGGACGGTCCAGTCGGGCTCGTTGGACCAGTCGTCGTCGATGAAGGCATGGGTCCAGGCAGTGTCCGAGCCGAACTCGAGCCGCCCGCCGAACAGAGCTCCGAGGAGCACCGGTCCGAAGTCCACGCGGACACTCGGCAAGGCATCGCCGATGCGGTGCAGCTGGCGAAGGTCAGCCCGCTTGGCTTCGAGCCAGTCATCCGGCTGATGGAGCAGATCGAGTCGGCGGTTGATCGGCCGGGCAGGGTTGGTGTTGGCGGTGGCTATGAAGATCGGGCGGTCGATCGCATCATGAGCCCACCAGGCCTCGAACCGTCGGGCGATGTCGGGAAAGTCGGGGCAGAACTCGAGGGGCCGACAGAATCGCTTGAGGGCGGTTGTCCACTCCTGGGCCTCAGATAGAGGCTCGATGGCTGCCCGTGTAGGCATCAGGTTCCTCCTCTGGTTCGGCGAGGCTGGCATCCTGGCGATGTCAGGCCGGCCAACCGGATCATAACCATGGAGGCCGGTTCAGGCACTTCCGGGGTAGCCGACCGCCGAGCCGGGTGCCGAGGAGAGGGTACCGTGCCGCGGGGGTCGGCATGCCGCCGAGAGCCGTGTTCGAACATGGCTCCGGGGCGAAAATGGCATGGCACCAGACGCAGGGTGCGCCTGGTGCCACTATGCCATGTGTGTGGAGCGTCAGGATACGATGAGTCTACCGCGTCCGCCTAACGTACCAGGCGTACAGGCTGGTAGACGAAATAACTGGTACCTGAACCGGTAGTCGCGATGGCCCCGTCCTCGACGAAATACTCCGGCTGAATCACCACCTGCTTCTTATTCATTGCTCCGGTCAGTTTGACGTTGAGGATTCGGATGCCGCCAAATCCCACGATGGTGAACATCGCGTTTTCGCCGTAGCCGTCCACGCGCGAGAAGATCGGGATGATTCGCTGCTTGCCAACTATCGCGGCGAGTTCATCGCTGAACCCTGCACTCAGGCCGGTGTCCCCGTTGAGCAACAACGTGCCGTCGGCACCGAGCTTGATTGCGCCGCCGAAGTAAGCCAGGTCGGTCTCGTTGAGTCCATAGACGATCTGTCTGGCGATCGCGGTGGTGGCGTTGGTGGGCGCGCCCAGGTCGACTGTCCCGAAGTTACCCGGCGGGAGCTGGTCGGCACCCGCCCCGGGGTACAGGTTGAATTCCGGGATGCCGTCAGAAGTGGCCGTCGCCGTCTGGGCGGCCTTGTCGTAGGAGTAGTTGTCGAGGATGGCTCCGGCCGGGTGAATCAGGCTGTTCCAGGAGTCGATGTGCAGGGCAAAGGGCAGCATGTCGACGGTGTCGGCCGGACTGGTGGTCCTGAAGCCGATCACGCCGTCCTTGAACACCGCCGTGGCCTTGGCAGTGACGTCGGCACTGGTGAGGCCGAAGATCCGGCCGAAGAGCAGCGGGATGGCGCCGTTCTGAAGGGAGTCCCGGCGGACAATGACCTGCACCGAGTTGTAGGTGCTGGGATCTCCGGTCGTGATTTCCTCGGCGAGGTTGTTGGGGTTGCTGATGTACCCCACGACCACATCTGCAGTCCGCAGACTCGGCGCTTCCCCGGCCACCTTGTTCCTGCCCGCGTAGGCGCTGGCCTCGCTGATCGCGGCGTTGATCTCCTCGGACATGTCCGGCAGGCCCATGAGCCTCTCCGGATCGAGGAGCTGCCAGGCGGCGGCCATGGCGGCGGAGTCTGCGGTGCGCTGGAGCTCGGCCTTGACGTTGTAGAGGATGCCCATGTCCACGGCCAGGGCGGCGAAGCCCACCAGGACGGTCATGCTGATCGCGGTGAGGACGACGGCCGTTCCGCGGCGGGAAGTCTGACAACCGGGGGTTGGCGACTGGGGTTGCATGTTCGGCGTCTCCTTGCTTCTTTCGATCACGCGGTCCCTACCGACTGATAGGGGAATCCGGTGACAGTCCCATGATCACTCACTCGACCTCGGACACGGCGGAAATGACCCTGGGCGTGCTGTCGGTGTAGAGCAGGCCGCCCTCTCCGTACCAGCGCACCTCGATGATCACCAGCTGGGTCACGCGGTTGCTGCCGTAGGTGACGCAAGAGTTGCTGACCGAGACCTGGGTGTTATAGGCGTTCAAGTTGGAGGTCGTGCTCGACTGCTGGAGACGCATGTCCTTGCCGAACGAGCCCCAGGTGGTCGACTGGCCGTTGATGATGTCGAAGAACAACTCCCCTTCGACGATTTCGAGGACCTGCGTCCATCGGATGGTCTCGGCGGTCGTGCTCAGCGGGATGATGCGGGCAGTCTTGCTGTTGACCATCTGCTCGCCGTTCCAGCCCTGGAGCTGAAGGCCGCCAGCGGCGAACTCGGGGACTTCCCGGTAGTTCCACAGAACCTGGGCGTAGGAACTGTCCATGTTGCCCACCGGCGACATGACCGTGTGGAACTGAGGCGAGGTGATGGCATCGTCGGGCTCGTTGAGCACCAGGACCCAGTCCTCCTCGACGCGGGTTACGGATTCAGTGAACTGCGTCAGGGAGAGTAGGCTGGGTGCTGGCCAGAAAGCCGCCATCAACGCAAGGCCGGACGAGATCGACCTGCTTCTCGACCAGAAACCTCTTGTGTTCTTCCTCGCCATGTTCATTCCCTCCCAATAAGGCTCGTCGCCCTATCAACGCCTCTGTACGCCTGCTCCGAGAGACGATCGAACGTCTTCCCGAGGTTTCGTCGTCCTCGTGGTGTCCGAGACACCGGTGTTAAAATACGATGTGTTGTCCAGCAGGCGGAATAGTCTCTATGGGCCATACTGGGCGCGCCGCGAGCGCATCCGCCGCGGTATTATCGGCCACACCTCGGCCAGCCCCCTTTGGGTGGTAAGACGGGTAAGTTGAACCCCTGGTGATGTCGAGCTCCTCAAAGGAGAAGCGGCAACGCGTCGTTCGAAGTGCGCCGGACAGGTCTTCGATCGGGGTCGTCCGCTACCGGCCACGGCGGCGTGACTGAGCCATGGCCGAAGGGTAGCCCAATGGCATGGCACCGGGTGCAGAGCGCGCCCGGTGCCGTCAGGCCATGTGTGTATGGAGCGTCAGGTACGAAGAGTCTACCGCGGTCGCCTGGTGGTTTAGCGTGCCAGACGGACGGGCTGGTAGACGAAGTAGCTGGTGCCGGAGCCGGTCGTCGTGATGGCTCCCTCTTCGGTGACATAGGCCGGCTGAATGATGACGGCCTTGTTGTTCATTGCCCCGGTCAGTTTGACGTACATGATTCGAATGCCCACGAACTCCACGATCGTGTACATGGCGTTGTTGCCGTTACCCGTCACTTCCGTGAACAGCGGGATGATGCGGGGCTTGCCGATGATGGACTGGAGATCGTCCTTGATGGCGGCGCTGAGTCCGGTGTCGCCGTTGAGCAGCAATGTGCCGCTTTCGCTGAGCTTGAGTTCGCCACCGTGGTAAGCCAGGTCGGTCTCATTGATCCCGTAGCGGATCTGGCGGGACAGGGTGGCGGTGCTGTTGTTCGCGGAGCCGATGTCCACCGTCCCGAAGTTGCCCGGCGGGAGCTGACCGGCACCCGAACCTGGGTACAGGTTGACTTCCAGGATGTTGTCGGGGGATGACAGGACCGTTCCGGTCTCCTCGTCGTACTTGTAGTTGTCGTTGGTGGTTCCCCGGGCCATCAGGTTGTACCAGACATTTCGGTGGAGGGCCAGGGGCAGTAGCTGGACGGTGTCCGTTGAACTGGTGGTCCTGAAGCCGACCACGCCGTCCTTGAAAACGGCTGTCGCCTTGGCGTTGACGTCGGCACTGTTCAAGCCGAAGATCTGGCCGAAGAGCAGCGGTATGGGGCCGTTCTGGAGAGCGTCCCGGCGGACCGTGACTTCCACGGCGTTGTAGGTGTTGGGATCGTCGGTCGACATCTGCTCGGCGAGGTTGCTGGGATTGTCGAGATGGCCGACCACTACGTCAGCACTCCGCAGGCCGGGTGCCGCTCCGGCCACCTTGTTCCTGGCCGCGTAGGCCGTAGCCTCGCTGATCGCGGCGTTGATCTCCTCGGACATGTCCGGCAGGCCCATGAGCTTCTCCGGATCCAGGAGTTGCCAGGCGGCGGCCATCGCCGCCGAGTCCGCGCTGCGCTGGAGCTCGGCCTTGACGTTGTAGAGGATGCCCATGTCAACAGCCAGAGCAGCGAAGCCGATTAGGGTGGTCAGGCTGACCGCGGTGAGGACCACAGCCGTTCCGCGGCGATGGGTTCGATGGCTGGTCTTTGGTGCTTGAGGTTTCATTCTCGACGTCTCCTTGCTTCTTTCGATCATGCGGTCCCTACAGACTGATACAGGAGCCTGATGGCGCTTCGAGGCTCGCTCATTCGACCGCAGAGACGGCGGAAATGACCTTGGGCGTGCTGTCGGTATAGAGCAGGCCGCTCTCCCCGTACCAGCGCACCTCGGTGATGACCAGTTGGGTCACGCGGTTGCTGCCGTAGGTGATGCAGGAGTTGTTCACCGAGACCTGGGTGTTGTAGGCGTTCAAGTCGGAGGCCGTGCCTGCCTGCTGGAGACGCATGTCCCGACCGAACCAGCCCCAGGTGGTTGACTGGCCGTTGACGATGTCGAAGAACAGTTCCCCTTCGACGATTTCGAGGACCTGCGTCCATCGAATGGTCTCCGCGGTTGTGCTCAGCGGGGTGACGCGGACGGTCTTGCTGTTGACTATCTGCTCGCCGTTCCAGCCCTGGAGCTGGAGGCCGCCGGCGACGAACCCCGGGGCTTCCCGGTAATTCCACAGGACCTGGGCGTAGGAACCCTCGAGGTTGCCCACCGGCGACATGACCGTATGGAACTGGGGTGAGGTGATGGCGTCGTCGGGCTCATTGAGCACCAGGACCCAGTCCTCCTCGACCCGGGTGGCGGGCTCGCTGAACTCTTGAACGGAGAGCACGCTGGGTGCCGGCCACAAGACCGCCACCAATGCGAGACCGGCCGAGAGTGCTCCCATGCTCGACCCGATGCCGTTGATCTTATTCCCCACCATGTTCTTTCCCTCCCCAAAAGGCCCGTTGCCCCACGAATGCGTCCGAACGCCGGCGTCGAGGAACGACGATCGTCCATCCTGGACCGCTGTCGTCCGCGCGGTGTTGCGGACACGAACACCGGTGAGAACTTACGATGTAGGGCCTAGCGGGCGGAATAGTGCAAATGGGCCATATCGCGCGTCGCATCGATGCGGCCGCCGAGCTTTTATCGGTCACGCCTCGGCGAGGCCCTCGCGGATCGCGAAGCATGCGAGCTGGACGCGGTCGTGGATGTCGAGCTTGGTCATGATGCTGTCGGTGTGGCGATTCACCGTATTGACGCTGATGTGCATGAGTTCGGCGATTTCCTTCTTGGCCAGGCCGCGGACCAGGTAGCGGAGGATCTCGAGTTCGCGCTGGGTGAGGGTGGAAGTCCGGCTGTGGCGGCTCTCGGGCAGGGACACGCCGTCGGAGGTGACCACGACGCGGGCCAGGATTTCGGCGGAGTAGTAGGATTCACCGGCGGCGACGGTTCGGATGGCCTTGAGCAGGGCCTCGGGCGGTTCGTTCTTGGTCACATAACCGGAGGCCTCGACGGCCAGGGCCTGTTCGATGTAGCGGTCGTGGAAGAAGGCGCTGAGGAAGAGGATTCGGGTATCGGGGCAACGGGTCCGGATCATGCGGGCGGCGTCGAAGCAGAGCATTCCGGGCATATCGATATCCATGAGCACGATATCGGGCTTCAGCCGGATGGCCTCGTTGAGTGCGGTTTCGGCATCGCAGGCCACGCCGGCGACGCACAGATCGGTAGAGGCCGCGATGCAGTCGGCGAGCATGTTCCGCACCAGGGCGTGGTCGTCGACGATCAGGATCGACTTGCGATGGCTGGATACTGTGGTCTGGCTCTGGTTCATTCTTTCGACTCCTGGTCTCGTTTCAGCATGCGCTGGACTTGTCGCCCCAGGTCGGCCATGCTGAACGGTTTGTAGAGTAGGATTGCATTTTCCACCAGGTCGTCGTCCAGATCGGCGTTGGGGTTTCCGGTGATGAGGATAGCGGGGGTGCGGATTCCCGCCCGGCGCAGGGCGCGCAGGCAATCGGTTCCGGTGCAACCCGGCAGATCGATGTCCAGGATGCAGAGGCGCACCTCGTCAGCGTGTTCGCGATAGCGGCTCAGGACCGAGGGGCCCTCGGCCACATGGATGACCTGGTAGCCGAAGGACCGCAGGGCGGATGAAGCCAGTTCGCGAACGTGCCGGTTGTCCTCGGCCAGGAGGAGCGCCTCGCCCTGGCCGGTGGGCAGGGCCTGGAGCTCGGCATCAGACGAGAAGGTGGGCTCGACCTCAATTAGAGGCAAAAAGATCCTAAACGATGATCCGACGCCGGCTTCCGATTCGACCTCGACCCGGCCGTTGTGATCCTCGATGATTCCGTGGACGATGGCCAGGCCGAGGCCGGTGCCGTGGCCGCGCGGCTTGGTGGTGAAGAACGGGTCGAAGATCTGCGGGCGGATTTCCGGAGGGATGCCGGTCCCGGTGTCGGCCACCGTGATGCGGGCCCAACCTTGCTCCGGCTGTTCCGCGGTGTTGGCGGCGGCATCCCCGCCGGGCTTCACTCCGGCGACGGTGATGGCGAGTTCTCCCCCGTCGGGCATGGCGTCGCGGGCGTTGATGGCCAGATTCAGGAGCACCTGCTGGAGGTGGGTCGCGTTGCCGTTGACCCACAGGGGCCCGTTACCGTCGGCGGAGATGGAGAGCCTGACGGAGGCCGGGAGTACATGTCGGAAGAGCTGGGATGCGCCCGGGATCGCCGCCCGGAGATCGATGGGGTGTTTCTCGATCGGCATTCGATGCGCGAAGGTGAGCAGGGAGTGGGTCATGGTCTGGCCCTGGCGGGCGGCTTCCTCGAGGGTGTTGACCGCTTCGGACAGGTCGGCGGCGGTCGGATTGGACCTCCGGAGTCTGGCGGCGCAACCGAGGATGACGGTGAGCAGGTTGTTGAAATCGTGGGCCAGGCCGCTGGCCAGCTGGCCGACCGCCTCCATTTTCTGCATCTGGAGGAGTTGCTGATTGCGCTCGTCCAGGCGTGCGACCATGGTGCCGAACTCGCGGGCCAACGTGCCGATCTCGTCCTTGGAGGTCAGGGGCGGCTTCTTCGGCCCCTCGGCGCCCTGTCCAGTTCGGAGGGCGTAGTCGGTGAGTGCGGTCACGGGCTTGACCACCAGGCGCTGAAACGTGATCCAGACCAGGAGGACGATGATCGCCCCGGCTAGGACGTGCGAGACTGCGGCGAAGCCCATCGCGATCCGTCCCCGGGAGGTGATGGCTCGGGGGATCTCGGCCTTGAGCAGGAGCGCCGGCTGGCCACGCAGGTCGGGGAAGGTGGCGTAGACGTCGAGGTGCTGGTTGTCCCTGATCTGCAGGGTGGGTGCGCCTTTTCTGGAGCACTGAGCCAAGGCTTCTCGTTCTGCCGGGAGGAGGTGGTTGTCCTGGACGGACCGGGCGGTGAATGTCACTTGTGTCTGGATGG
The Phycisphaerae bacterium DNA segment above includes these coding regions:
- a CDS encoding 4-hydroxy-tetrahydrodipicolinate synthase, with protein sequence MFKGSMVALVTPFKNGSVDWKTLEALVDFHVDAGTDVLVPCGTTGESPTLTHEENNEVIAKVAKRAKGRIPVLGGTGSNSTAEAIEMTLEARKNGADGSLQVAPYYNKPTQEGLYQHFAAIAKAVDFPHVLYNIPGRCGVEIAADTIARLRKDFPNIVAVKHATGAMDSASDLMSKSDIAILSGDDSMTLPLMAIGGVGVVSVLANIVPKDVKALTDAALGGDWDIARRWHHKMFKLAKGLLTLEVNPIPIKTAMAIKGMISDEMRLPLTKMAPANREKLAAALTEYGL
- a CDS encoding response regulator, which codes for MSLRWKVASLLTVVYALFVVTTDLVQRAIIMPSFERLENEAAITDINRAKDAIRTELNHLSLFLGDWAAWDDTRDFVSGQDNQYQAKNLMPSTFITNRLNLLWMGDLSGRKVWSGVYEVPSMKEVRLREFAAERLDSDSPLLGHRDPGSLVTGLMITEHGPLLVASRPVVSSNNEGPIRGTMVMGRFLDLKLTQSLAIQTQVTFTARSVQDNHLLPAEREALAQCSRKGAPTLQIRDNQHLDVYATFPDLRGQPALLLKAEIPRAITSRGRIAMGFAAVSHVLAGAIIVLLVWITFQRLVVKPVTALTDYALRTGQGAEGPKKPPLTSKDEIGTLAREFGTMVARLDERNQQLLQMQKMEAVGQLASGLAHDFNNLLTVILGCAARLRRSNPTAADLSEAVNTLEEAARQGQTMTHSLLTFAHRMPIEKHPIDLRAAIPGASQLFRHVLPASVRLSISADGNGPLWVNGNATHLQQVLLNLAINARDAMPDGGELAITVAGVKPGGDAAANTAEQPEQGWARITVADTGTGIPPEIRPQIFDPFFTTKPRGHGTGLGLAIVHGIIEDHNGRVEVESEAGVGSSFRIFLPLIEVEPTFSSDAELQALPTGQGEALLLAEDNRHVRELASSALRSFGYQVIHVAEGPSVLSRYREHADEVRLCILDIDLPGCTGTDCLRALRRAGIRTPAILITGNPNADLDDDLVENAILLYKPFSMADLGRQVQRMLKRDQESKE
- a CDS encoding response regulator transcription factor — encoded protein: MNQSQTTVSSHRKSILIVDDHALVRNMLADCIAASTDLCVAGVACDAETALNEAIRLKPDIVLMDIDMPGMLCFDAARMIRTRCPDTRILFLSAFFHDRYIEQALAVEASGYVTKNEPPEALLKAIRTVAAGESYYSAEILARVVVTSDGVSLPESRHSRTSTLTQRELEILRYLVRGLAKKEIAELMHISVNTVNRHTDSIMTKLDIHDRVQLACFAIREGLAEA
- a CDS encoding pyridoxine 5'-phosphate synthase; translated protein: MPRLGVNIDHVATVRQARRTYEPDPVWAAAEAQLGGADGITFHLREDRRHINDRDARLLKEVVTCKLNMEMSINRAIVAIARQLKPDQCTLVPERREELTTEGGLDVVRLARRVRPAVEALRGKGIEVSAFIEPIPDQVRAAADAGCDAVELWTGEYAHAKGPRAVRAALKHLDTAIEVGHSRDILVHGGHGLTYTNIKPVAALMGFEEFNIGHSIIARAVFVGLRKAVREMKALIGDD
- a CDS encoding sugar phosphate isomerase/epimerase, with the protein product MHLTSRPGLPLTVAPTRRAFLRGSAAVAFGTAAAAGIGRPGGAAAGDAKATGAEDRKFKVCLSPGLIGVRASLSESIDLAVRFGFEAIEPAAGELGSMSEDAVKQLRNGMAARNLVWGATSIDSPFGRSDEDFKGLLDKLPETAFALQRAGARRVGTWITPGDKQLTYLENFRRHVRRVREIARILGDRGLSFGLEYVGPRTSWSRSRFPFIHTLREMRELIAETSCPNVGLLLDSWHWYTAGETPADLKALANADIVAVHLNDAPSGVPTDQQVDNRRTLPAATGVIDIGAFLGALLAVGYDGPVAAEPFDASLRDLPRDQAVGRTSEAIKKALKRI